From the Megalops cyprinoides isolate fMegCyp1 chromosome 21, fMegCyp1.pri, whole genome shotgun sequence genome, one window contains:
- the LOC118768862 gene encoding pleckstrin homology domain-containing family A member 8-like isoform X2, translating into MEGTLYKWTNYLSGWQPRWFVLDGGTLSYYDSQEEAWKGCKGSIKISVCEISVHPSDMKRVDLTVPGQQYFYLRAVSMAERQKWLVAMGTAKACLTDNRTKREKEIQESAEALKCKMSELRLYSELLCQQVSRIRESSLSPEPAAAVEDEDMVSVVRSTCSTFLRTLEECLQIASRTFSADLTLRTPPEPPPRDSSTPPEVKAAKQPSSCSLSEKGSQPERRHRPGSPAEVTQTLEGPCPNEGVADTPPGERAEHPGGGVEQEEEEKEISSTQEVSLTQTEAQQEVSLTQTEAQQEVSLTQTEAQQEVSPAQVEQQTEPSQEVLPVETEEQQEVEPFQFEEQREVSLSQAEGETEVAPLQTEEQEDQTEFVPRQTEEGLEQEVIPTLTEEQQEEIPNQTEQQQEVHCIQTEEQEEEIHSHTEKQQEEIHSQTEEQEEMIHSHTEKQQDVIYTQTEEQEEVIHSQTEEQEEVIHSQTEEQEEVIHSHAEKQQEVIYTQTEEQEEMIHAQTEEQQEVIHSQPEEQQEVIHSQPEEQQEVIHSQTEEQEEVIHSQTEEQEEAIHSHTEKQQEVIYTQTEEQQETIQSQTEEQQEVIHSQPEEQQEVIQSRPEEQEVIYIQTEEEQ; encoded by the exons ATGGAGGGAACGCTGTATAAGTGGACTAATTATCTAAGTG GATGGCAGCCGCGCTGGTTCGTCCTGGACGGAGGAACTCTGTCCTACTACGACTCGCAGGAGGAGGCCTGGAAAGGATGCAAGGGGAGCATCAAGATCTCGGTTTGCGAAATATCAG tgcaccCCTCGGATATGAAGCGGGTGGACCTCACTGTCCCAGGACAGCAGTACTTCTACCTGCGCGCCGTGAGCATGGCCGAGAGGCAGAAATGGCTGGTTGCCATGGGAACTGCCAAGGCCTGCCTGACAGACAACAGGaccaagagagagaaag AGATCCAGGAGAGCGCAGAGGCCCTGAAATGCAAGATGTCAGAGCTGAGGCTGTACAGTGAGCTCCTCTGTCAGCAGGTCAGCAGGATcagagagagctctctgagCCCGGAGCCTGCGGCTGCAGTGGAG gATGAGGACATGGTCTCTGTGGTGAGGTCCACCTGCAGCACCTTCCTCAGGACGCTGGAGGAATGTTTGCAGATCGCGAGCCGAACCTTCAGTGCTGACCTGACACTCCGGACCCCCCCGGAGCCCCCCCCAAGGGACAGCAGCACACCCCCCGAG GTCAAAGCTGCCAAACAACCCAGTAGCTGCAGCCTTTCAGAAAA aGGATCACAGCCTGAAAGACGCCATCGGCCCGGGTCACCTGCTGAGGTCACACAGACGCTGGAGG GGCCCTGCCCCAATGAGGGAGTTGCAGACACGCCTCCCGGGGAGAGAGCCGAGCAtcctgggggaggggtggagcaggaagaagaggagaaggaaatCTCTAGCACACAGGAAGTCAGCCTCACCCAAACTGAGGCACAACAGGAAGTCAGCCTCACCCAAACTGAGGCACAACAGGAAGTCAGCCTCACCCAAACTGAGGCACAACAGGAAGTCAGCCCTGCTCAGGTTGAGCAGCAGACAGAGCCCTCCCAGGAAGTTCTCCCTGTCGAgactgaggagcagcaggaagtAGAACCCTTTCAGTTTGAGGAACAGAGGGAAGTAAGCCTGTCCCAGGCCGAGGGGGAAACAGAGGTTGCTCCTCTCCAGACTGAGGAACAGGAAGACCAGACTGAATTTGTCCCCAGGCAGACTGAGGAAGGCCTGGAACAGGAAGTCATTCCTACCCTGACTGAGGAACAACAGGAAGAGATCCCCAACCAGACTGAGCAGCAACAGGAAGTCCACTGCATCCAAACCGAGGAACAAGAGGAAGAGATCCACTCCCATACTGAGAAACAACAGGAAGAGATCCACTCCCAAACCGAGGAACAAGAGGAAATGATCCACTCCCATACTGAGAAACAACAGGATGTGATCTACACCCAAACCGAGGAACAAGAGGAAGTGATCCACTCCCAAACTGAGGAACAAGAGGAAGTGATCCACTCCCAAACCGAGGAACAAGAGGAAGTGATCCACTCCCATGCTGAGAAACAACAGGAAGTGATCTACACCCAAACCGAGGAACAAGAGGAAATGATCCACGCCCAAACCGAGGAACAACAGGAAGTGATCCACTCCCAACCCGAGGAACAACAGGAAGTGATCCACTCCCAACCCGAGGAACAACAGGAAGTGATCCACTCCCAAACCGAGGAACAAGAGGAAGTGATCCACTCCCAAACCGAGGAACAAGAGGAAGCGATCCACTCCCATACTGAGAAACAACAGGAAGTGATCTACACCCAAACTGAGGAACAACAGGAAACGATCCAATCCCAAACCGAGGAACAACAGGAAGTGATCCACTCCCAACCCGAGGAACAACAGGAAGTGATCCAGTCCCGACCcgaggaacaggaagtgatctACATCCAAACTGAAGAAGAGCAATAA
- the LOC118768862 gene encoding pleckstrin homology domain-containing family A member 8-like isoform X1, which translates to MEGTLYKWTNYLSGWQPRWFVLDGGTLSYYDSQEEAWKGCKGSIKISVCEISVHPSDMKRVDLTVPGQQYFYLRAVSMAERQKWLVAMGTAKACLTDNRTKREKEIQESAEALKCKMSELRLYSELLCQQVSRIRESSLSPEPAAAVEQDEDMVSVVRSTCSTFLRTLEECLQIASRTFSADLTLRTPPEPPPRDSSTPPEVKAAKQPSSCSLSEKGSQPERRHRPGSPAEVTQTLEGPCPNEGVADTPPGERAEHPGGGVEQEEEEKEISSTQEVSLTQTEAQQEVSLTQTEAQQEVSLTQTEAQQEVSPAQVEQQTEPSQEVLPVETEEQQEVEPFQFEEQREVSLSQAEGETEVAPLQTEEQEDQTEFVPRQTEEGLEQEVIPTLTEEQQEEIPNQTEQQQEVHCIQTEEQEEEIHSHTEKQQEEIHSQTEEQEEMIHSHTEKQQDVIYTQTEEQEEVIHSQTEEQEEVIHSQTEEQEEVIHSHAEKQQEVIYTQTEEQEEMIHAQTEEQQEVIHSQPEEQQEVIHSQPEEQQEVIHSQTEEQEEVIHSQTEEQEEAIHSHTEKQQEVIYTQTEEQQETIQSQTEEQQEVIHSQPEEQQEVIQSRPEEQEVIYIQTEEEQ; encoded by the exons ATGGAGGGAACGCTGTATAAGTGGACTAATTATCTAAGTG GATGGCAGCCGCGCTGGTTCGTCCTGGACGGAGGAACTCTGTCCTACTACGACTCGCAGGAGGAGGCCTGGAAAGGATGCAAGGGGAGCATCAAGATCTCGGTTTGCGAAATATCAG tgcaccCCTCGGATATGAAGCGGGTGGACCTCACTGTCCCAGGACAGCAGTACTTCTACCTGCGCGCCGTGAGCATGGCCGAGAGGCAGAAATGGCTGGTTGCCATGGGAACTGCCAAGGCCTGCCTGACAGACAACAGGaccaagagagagaaag AGATCCAGGAGAGCGCAGAGGCCCTGAAATGCAAGATGTCAGAGCTGAGGCTGTACAGTGAGCTCCTCTGTCAGCAGGTCAGCAGGATcagagagagctctctgagCCCGGAGCCTGCGGCTGCAGTGGAG caggATGAGGACATGGTCTCTGTGGTGAGGTCCACCTGCAGCACCTTCCTCAGGACGCTGGAGGAATGTTTGCAGATCGCGAGCCGAACCTTCAGTGCTGACCTGACACTCCGGACCCCCCCGGAGCCCCCCCCAAGGGACAGCAGCACACCCCCCGAG GTCAAAGCTGCCAAACAACCCAGTAGCTGCAGCCTTTCAGAAAA aGGATCACAGCCTGAAAGACGCCATCGGCCCGGGTCACCTGCTGAGGTCACACAGACGCTGGAGG GGCCCTGCCCCAATGAGGGAGTTGCAGACACGCCTCCCGGGGAGAGAGCCGAGCAtcctgggggaggggtggagcaggaagaagaggagaaggaaatCTCTAGCACACAGGAAGTCAGCCTCACCCAAACTGAGGCACAACAGGAAGTCAGCCTCACCCAAACTGAGGCACAACAGGAAGTCAGCCTCACCCAAACTGAGGCACAACAGGAAGTCAGCCCTGCTCAGGTTGAGCAGCAGACAGAGCCCTCCCAGGAAGTTCTCCCTGTCGAgactgaggagcagcaggaagtAGAACCCTTTCAGTTTGAGGAACAGAGGGAAGTAAGCCTGTCCCAGGCCGAGGGGGAAACAGAGGTTGCTCCTCTCCAGACTGAGGAACAGGAAGACCAGACTGAATTTGTCCCCAGGCAGACTGAGGAAGGCCTGGAACAGGAAGTCATTCCTACCCTGACTGAGGAACAACAGGAAGAGATCCCCAACCAGACTGAGCAGCAACAGGAAGTCCACTGCATCCAAACCGAGGAACAAGAGGAAGAGATCCACTCCCATACTGAGAAACAACAGGAAGAGATCCACTCCCAAACCGAGGAACAAGAGGAAATGATCCACTCCCATACTGAGAAACAACAGGATGTGATCTACACCCAAACCGAGGAACAAGAGGAAGTGATCCACTCCCAAACTGAGGAACAAGAGGAAGTGATCCACTCCCAAACCGAGGAACAAGAGGAAGTGATCCACTCCCATGCTGAGAAACAACAGGAAGTGATCTACACCCAAACCGAGGAACAAGAGGAAATGATCCACGCCCAAACCGAGGAACAACAGGAAGTGATCCACTCCCAACCCGAGGAACAACAGGAAGTGATCCACTCCCAACCCGAGGAACAACAGGAAGTGATCCACTCCCAAACCGAGGAACAAGAGGAAGTGATCCACTCCCAAACCGAGGAACAAGAGGAAGCGATCCACTCCCATACTGAGAAACAACAGGAAGTGATCTACACCCAAACTGAGGAACAACAGGAAACGATCCAATCCCAAACCGAGGAACAACAGGAAGTGATCCACTCCCAACCCGAGGAACAACAGGAAGTGATCCAGTCCCGACCcgaggaacaggaagtgatctACATCCAAACTGAAGAAGAGCAATAA
- the LOC118769229 gene encoding peptidyl-prolyl cis-trans isomerase FKBP14-like — MFLACWSWFCVALVSYVSGAKIPDPEVKIEVLHKPFLCHRKSKYGDLLLVHHEGFLENGTMFHSSRVHGDKHPVWFTLGIREVIRGWDKGLQNMCTGERRKLTIPPALAYSKEGKGKIPPDSTLIFDIEIMEIRNGPRSHESFQEMDLNDDWRLSKQEVKEYLRKEFERHGYPPNDTHHEVMAEDIFKREDKNNDGFISAREFTYKHDEL; from the exons ATGTTTCTCGCGTGTTGGAGCTGGTTTTGCGTGGCTCTCGTGTCTTATGTCAGCGGAGCAAAAATCCCGGATCCTGAGGTGAAAATTGAAGTTCTGCATAAACCGTTTCTTTGCCACCGCAAATCCAAGTATGGGGATCTCCTGCTGGTTCACCATGAGGGATTTCTAGAAAACGGCACGATGTTCCACTCCAG CCGTGTCCATGGCGATAAGCATCCCGTGTGGTTCACGCTGGGGATTCGGGAGGTGATCCGGGGCTGGGATAAAGGCCTGCAGAACATGTGCACAGGGGAACGCCGAAAACTCACCATTCCCCCCGCCCTCGCCTACAGCAAGGAGGGAAAAG GAAAGATCCCGCCAGACAGCACCCTGATCTTCGACATTGAGATCATGGAGATTCGCAACGGACCCCGATCCCACGAGTCCTTCCAGGAGATGGACCTCAATGATGACTGGAGGCTGTCCAaacaggag GTGAAGGAATACCTGAGGAAAGAGTTTGAGAGACATGGCTACCCCCCCAATGACACCCACCATGAGGTGATGGCGGAAGACATCTTCAAGAGGGAGGATAAGAATAATGACGGCTTCATATCCGCCAGAGAGTTCACCTACAAACACGACGAGCTGTAG
- the wipf3 gene encoding WAS/WASL-interacting protein family member 3, giving the protein MPVPPPPPPPPPAPPPPPPPSSAGPQVARSDPPKLQPVEGGGRNALLADIQRGARLRKVTQVNDRSAPLIDKPKAGSTEAVGGGAAVSPPSLGGLFAGGFPVLRPAGQRDSAPTASRSGSSPGLRQPLWSPPVADSGHGSSLQSLRAAERGPARAVASAPTTPTFNKPSTPPLLQDRPIKPPPAPSGPPPAPPSQTTKPTWLPVQSHTLPQPSTPAPPPPPPPPASSAPDRSSGFFFPPPPPPIPSDFKFNSFRESQMAPLPPPPPPLPVSFTPTCSSSLPPTLPQPPLPKVPPVPSPALRSGVPPLPPSYPCTVPSRRPPAVPRPAGGRLAPPPAPPTRSPTTELSCRTPPPPPPPVLRNGHLHSLDDFESKFQFHPIDDFPPPDEFKPFPRIYPSKEARANPRGPALRTHLR; this is encoded by the exons ATGCCtgtcccacccccacctcccccaccccctcctgcaccacctcctcctcctccaccctcctctgcTGGACCTCAG GTGGCTCGATCAGACCCCCCCAAACTGCAgcctgtggagggggggggtcgcAACGCCCTCCTGGCCGACATCCAGAGAGGAGCCCGACTCAGGAAGGTCACGCAGGTCAACGACCGCAGTGCGCCCCTCATCGACA aGCCCAAAGCTGGCAGCACAGaggcagttggggggggggcagcggtgTCACCGCCCTCTCTGGGGGGTCTGTTCGCAGGCGGGTTTCCTGTCCTGAGACCTGCAGGTCAGAGAGACTCCGCCCCCACAG CCTCGCGGTCAGGTTCCTCTCCAGGCCTCCGGCAGCCGTTGTGGAGCCCCCCGGTGGCAGACAGTGGGCACGGCAGCTCGCTGCAGTCACTGAGAGCGGCAGAGAGAGGTCCCGCACGGGCGGTGGCATCTGCACCAACCACGCCCACCTTCAACAAGCCGTCCACCCCGCCCCTTCTGCAGGACCGGCCAATTAAACCCCCGCCAGCGCCATCAGGACCACCCCCAGCTCCGCCCTCACAGACCACCAAGCCCACCTGGCTCCCGGTGCAGTCCCACACCCTCCCCCAACCCTCcacccctgccccgccccctcccccacccccgcctgCCTCCAGTGCCCCCGACCGCTCCTCCGGATTcttcttcccccctccccctccccccatcccatCAGACTTCAAGTTTAACAGTTTTCGGGAGAGTCAGatggcccccctcccccctcctccccctccgctTCCTGTCTCCTTCACCcccacctgctcctcctctctgcccccaaCTCtaccccagccccccctccccaaagtGCCCCCTGTCCCGTCTCCAGCACTGAGGTCAGGGGTGCCCCCGCTGCCCCCTTCCTACCCCTGCACCGTGCCAAGCCGCCGCCCCCCGGCTGTGCCCCGCCCTGCAG GAGGGAgactggccccgccccctgcccctcccactcGCTCCCCCACCACTGAGCTCAGCTGCAGgactccgccccctcccccaccccccgtcctGAGGAACGGCCACCTGCACAGCCTGG aTGACTTTGAATCGAAGTTTCAGTTCCATCCCATCGATGACTTTCCTCCCCCTGACGAGTTCAAGCCGTTTCCGCGGATATACCCCAGCAAAGAGGCGCGAG CAAACCCCAGAGGCCCTGCTCTCAGGACACACCTGCGCTGA